The proteins below are encoded in one region of Sphingobacterium sp. R2:
- a CDS encoding glycoside hydrolase family 5 protein, translated as MKRYVYPMLLVTMLLALACRSAWNSPQADDKTVIAQHGQLRVSGTALLDAHGDTLALHGVSLGWHNWWPRFYQAQTIDWLQRDWNIQVVRAAIGVEPDQAYLQNPEAALKQLYTVVDAAIAAGIYVIVDWHAHQLHPQEAKAFFRTVAQKYGSYPNVIYEIFNEPTETSWDEIQAYAKEVIPVIRSIDPDNIILVGCPNWDQDIHLVADNPIQGFTNLMYTVHFYAGTHQQFLRDRADYALAKGIPIFVSECAGMNADGDGPIDQKEWTIWREWMHRHKLSWIAWSIADKNESCSMIADEQVPAYGWSESQLKPWGKMVRQDLKRNNK; from the coding sequence TTGAAAAGATATGTTTACCCCATGCTGCTGGTAACTATGTTGCTGGCACTGGCTTGCCGATCGGCATGGAACAGTCCACAAGCAGATGATAAAACGGTTATTGCCCAACACGGTCAGCTCCGGGTGTCGGGTACAGCGCTACTCGATGCACACGGCGATACGCTGGCGCTCCATGGCGTAAGCCTGGGCTGGCACAACTGGTGGCCCCGCTTTTATCAGGCGCAGACCATTGACTGGCTTCAAAGAGACTGGAATATACAGGTGGTCCGCGCGGCTATTGGTGTAGAGCCTGATCAGGCGTACTTACAAAACCCCGAGGCAGCGCTGAAGCAGTTATATACCGTGGTCGATGCAGCAATAGCCGCGGGCATATACGTTATTGTTGATTGGCATGCACATCAGCTACATCCGCAAGAAGCCAAGGCCTTCTTTCGCACCGTAGCGCAAAAATATGGCAGTTATCCAAATGTCATTTATGAGATATTTAACGAACCCACGGAGACAAGCTGGGACGAAATCCAAGCCTATGCAAAGGAAGTAATACCTGTTATTCGGTCCATAGATCCAGACAATATCATTTTGGTGGGCTGCCCAAACTGGGATCAGGATATCCATCTTGTCGCCGATAACCCCATCCAAGGATTTACTAACCTGATGTATACGGTACACTTCTATGCAGGTACACATCAGCAGTTTCTTCGCGACCGTGCCGACTATGCGCTGGCCAAAGGTATTCCAATTTTTGTGTCGGAATGTGCGGGGATGAATGCCGATGGTGACGGACCGATAGACCAAAAGGAATGGACAATCTGGAGGGAATGGATGCATCGCCATAAACTCAGCTGGATAGCCTGGTCTATCGCGGACAAAAATGAAAGCTGCTCCATGATTGCGGATGAACAGGTGCCAGCATATGGCTGGTCGGAAAGCCAGCTCAAACCCTGGGGAAAAATGGTGCGACAAGATTTAAAGAGAAACAATAAATGA
- a CDS encoding RagB/SusD family nutrient uptake outer membrane protein has protein sequence MLTKKNKTYITYALLALLGLPVIGGCAKMIEEKKFDFIEPESIPDSETGADQWVAGTYSKLLDDMFRWNVFPPALEFDCDYMSGPDWSFGNLGAGNFQNNDYTKMTWEGPYNLIHRANLAIENITPMKTLSEPVKNNAIGQLNFLKAYAYFLLVRAFGEVPIHTITVNAGGDINQPRQPIPTVYAHIIDLLTQAETMMYKNTDAGFQPGRASAGAAASLLAKVYVTMGSGALATGNVNVRGGVPFTMNGTEKVFTSPATFTVSKKQLAGYASLNAQEYFTKARDKALEVINGKYGAYALLPYDQVFLRANRNSSENIWTLQSVAGNANYGVQFSAGYTGTYNAKGNIETGLWWGMRDHWYKLFESKDYRIVRGVMHRWIRQGGDASWGGGSYYPNNEEWTRKAKGYTNSSGTFVPPEAPFNDGANYRSEKSADFLAYLTKYADVSDNKIERTDAAWYFLRFADVLLIYAEAANEVENSGAARAAALAKLNQVRERSNATPHRLSGDGNIDNQVAFRSAVLEERAMELALEGDRRWDLIRWGIYLDVMNRIGGVDEVGVLKSRTDKHLLYPIPNTAVGINTNITTNNPGWN, from the coding sequence ATGTTGACAAAAAAAAATAAAACCTATATAACGTATGCTTTACTGGCCCTATTGGGATTGCCGGTTATCGGGGGCTGCGCAAAAATGATTGAGGAGAAAAAATTTGATTTTATCGAACCAGAAAGTATTCCTGATTCTGAAACAGGGGCGGATCAGTGGGTAGCGGGTACCTACAGCAAGCTCTTAGATGATATGTTTCGCTGGAACGTTTTCCCTCCGGCACTCGAGTTTGATTGTGACTACATGTCGGGACCCGATTGGTCGTTCGGCAATTTGGGCGCGGGCAATTTCCAGAATAATGATTATACCAAAATGACTTGGGAAGGACCCTATAATCTCATTCACCGCGCCAACCTGGCGATCGAAAATATTACCCCGATGAAGACGCTGTCGGAACCAGTAAAAAATAATGCAATCGGACAATTGAATTTCCTAAAAGCGTATGCCTATTTTCTGTTGGTACGTGCTTTTGGTGAAGTGCCCATTCACACGATCACCGTCAATGCTGGTGGGGATATCAATCAACCGCGTCAGCCAATACCGACTGTGTATGCACATATCATTGACTTGCTCACCCAGGCCGAGACCATGATGTACAAAAATACAGATGCCGGTTTTCAGCCGGGGCGGGCCTCTGCTGGCGCTGCAGCATCGCTATTGGCAAAGGTATATGTGACAATGGGATCGGGTGCCTTGGCGACAGGTAATGTAAATGTCCGGGGCGGAGTTCCCTTCACCATGAACGGAACTGAAAAAGTGTTTACCAGCCCGGCGACATTTACAGTGAGCAAGAAACAGCTCGCTGGCTATGCGAGTTTGAATGCACAAGAATATTTTACCAAAGCGCGTGATAAAGCCCTTGAAGTCATCAACGGAAAGTATGGTGCTTATGCCTTATTGCCTTATGACCAGGTGTTTTTGAGAGCCAACCGCAACAGCAGCGAAAATATCTGGACGCTGCAGTCGGTGGCTGGCAATGCAAACTACGGAGTACAATTCTCTGCTGGCTATACCGGCACTTATAATGCCAAAGGCAACATTGAAACCGGACTATGGTGGGGAATGCGGGACCATTGGTATAAACTTTTTGAAAGCAAAGATTATCGGATTGTGCGCGGAGTGATGCATCGATGGATCAGACAGGGTGGCGATGCCAGCTGGGGCGGGGGCTCTTATTACCCCAACAATGAAGAATGGACCCGTAAAGCAAAGGGATATACCAATTCGAGCGGTACTTTTGTACCCCCAGAGGCTCCGTTTAACGATGGCGCAAATTATAGAAGTGAAAAATCAGCAGACTTCCTAGCCTATTTAACAAAATATGCGGATGTAAGTGACAATAAAATAGAACGAACAGATGCCGCCTGGTATTTCTTACGTTTTGCCGATGTCCTGCTAATCTATGCCGAGGCAGCCAATGAGGTCGAAAACAGTGGCGCAGCACGCGCCGCAGCGTTGGCCAAACTGAATCAGGTGCGCGAACGAAGTAATGCCACGCCACATCGCCTCAGCGGAGATGGCAACATCGATAATCAGGTTGCATTCCGATCGGCAGTATTGGAAGAGCGTGCGATGGAACTTGCCCTCGAGGGAGACCGCCGGTGGGATTTGATTCGATGGGGCATTTATCTCGACGTCATGAACAGGATCGGCGGGGTAGATGAAGTTGGCGTACTAAAAAGCAGAACGGATAAACACTTGTTGTACCCGATCCCAAATACAGCGGTGGGGATCAATACGAATATTACAACCAATAACCCAGGATGGAATTAA
- a CDS encoding acetylxylan esterase gives MSNAVKTALLMLLYGTAALHGHAQQQAMNSMAYNVGANWKFHAGEGKDSSWNAKNYRDQHWASVVSDKPLKEQGQLLQQGFGWYRKQLVFPAPMQQKIAEAEGVQIDLGQFAACEEVYVNGILVGKTGEFPPNFAGYFDQQRRYFVPLEALDLTGDNVIAIKFFDGWSANGGFLNAAVMTVEPASTVDKLKLKVNVQDDDYIFLGEDSIAIAPTIENKGKKSLGATVKIVVTTDAYKPVKSQELKIDIPAHATATMGTFGLKNAEPGFYRYKVSVEMDGGQKLEEQLNVGYEPEKIASPNDEAADFDTFWKTNKAQLANVQPDYQLMLIPEQSKLDYEMYHVSMRSLDNELIMGYYAKPKKAGKHPVIVEYMGYGSKPYFPNQSWDGFAYFVLSIRGQALNEKSNHFGTWFTYGIDNKNTYYYRGAFMDVLRALDFVSSRDEIDGERIAVRGSSQGGALSVVAASLDTRVKALAIGIPFLSDFQDYFQIAPWPKSDVDHYRTQHPEVSWKKVYQTLSYFDIKNLASRIRVPLVMGIGVQDNVCPPHINFAAYNQVKSEKSWMAFPQHGHSTGNAFYEAGLELFRRTLQVGKAR, from the coding sequence ATGAGCAACGCTGTAAAAACTGCACTGCTAATGCTGCTGTATGGTACGGCAGCATTACACGGTCACGCGCAGCAGCAGGCTATGAATAGTATGGCCTATAATGTTGGTGCCAATTGGAAGTTTCATGCAGGTGAAGGCAAGGACAGCAGCTGGAACGCAAAAAACTATCGGGATCAACATTGGGCAAGCGTGGTTTCTGATAAACCGCTCAAAGAGCAGGGGCAACTGTTACAACAGGGTTTTGGCTGGTACCGCAAGCAACTGGTCTTTCCGGCGCCGATGCAGCAAAAAATTGCCGAGGCAGAAGGCGTGCAAATCGACCTCGGTCAATTTGCAGCCTGTGAAGAAGTGTATGTCAATGGAATATTAGTCGGTAAAACGGGGGAGTTTCCGCCTAATTTTGCCGGCTACTTTGATCAGCAACGTCGGTATTTTGTTCCCCTGGAAGCACTTGATCTTACCGGTGACAATGTGATTGCCATCAAATTTTTTGATGGGTGGAGCGCCAATGGCGGCTTCTTGAATGCAGCTGTAATGACGGTAGAACCCGCTTCAACAGTCGATAAACTTAAGCTGAAAGTTAACGTACAGGATGACGATTATATTTTTCTGGGTGAGGATAGTATCGCCATAGCACCGACTATAGAAAACAAAGGTAAAAAATCGCTGGGTGCAACCGTCAAAATTGTAGTGACCACGGATGCGTATAAACCGGTCAAATCGCAGGAGTTGAAGATCGATATTCCCGCACATGCGACAGCTACCATGGGTACCTTTGGGTTAAAAAATGCAGAGCCGGGATTTTACCGCTACAAGGTGTCTGTGGAGATGGATGGGGGCCAAAAGCTGGAAGAGCAGTTGAACGTAGGTTATGAGCCCGAAAAGATTGCTTCGCCGAACGATGAAGCAGCAGATTTTGATACATTCTGGAAGACCAATAAAGCGCAGCTCGCTAACGTACAGCCTGATTATCAACTGATGCTGATTCCAGAGCAGTCCAAGCTCGATTATGAGATGTACCACGTATCCATGCGCTCGCTGGATAATGAACTGATCATGGGCTACTACGCTAAACCTAAAAAGGCAGGAAAGCACCCCGTCATTGTGGAGTATATGGGCTATGGGTCAAAACCCTATTTTCCGAATCAAAGCTGGGATGGGTTTGCCTATTTTGTACTTTCCATCCGCGGACAGGCATTGAATGAGAAGTCCAATCATTTCGGTACCTGGTTTACCTACGGGATAGACAATAAAAATACGTATTACTATCGCGGGGCATTTATGGATGTGCTGCGTGCGCTGGATTTTGTCAGCTCAAGGGATGAAATCGATGGGGAGCGTATTGCTGTGCGCGGATCAAGTCAGGGAGGCGCATTGTCGGTCGTCGCCGCATCGCTGGATACTCGTGTAAAGGCATTGGCCATTGGTATTCCTTTTTTATCCGATTTTCAGGATTATTTCCAAATCGCGCCCTGGCCAAAATCGGATGTGGATCATTACCGGACACAACATCCGGAGGTAAGCTGGAAAAAGGTGTACCAGACGCTTTCCTATTTCGATATTAAAAATCTGGCCAGCCGAATCCGTGTACCATTGGTCATGGGCATTGGCGTGCAGGACAACGTTTGTCCGCCACATATCAATTTTGCCGCTTATAATCAGGTGAAAAGTGAAAAATCATGGATGGCTTTTCCCCAACATGGACATAGCACCGGGAATGCATTTTACGAGGCTGGATTGGAGCTGTTTCGACGCACCCTCCAAGTTGGAAAAGCAAGATAA
- a CDS encoding glycan-binding surface protein yields the protein MKINKSTYFSLSLLALLTAGASCQKDIVKYDDNYDNQLTSNGAPSVQKISTAADLQTAITAGELTQMIVLQGDNLAQVKSIRFNDVEVDLKTIYAVRSRITLAVPRAVPAVVTNKITVVTEKGSTDFPFEVKIPNVVIDGFFNEFASPGDTTIVLGKYMDLYKLNETDGQFMFNSTSIKPVRATSDSLYFVVPAGAPEGAVMTLSSDLMETPKSIRYRDRGLQIVDMNSLSDFITDGTATGDPKPLPGFAKFIRFHQSSGAWSWNQFFWSGFDMQDAQIVANPKDYEVHFEINTKTTAPISVGNFIMDGGRSQMRWNLAANGSFNTYGKWKTVRHPLIEFFKDDGQPNGSYLQMGWNNFVFVFQPTAETNDDFSIVNIRIVKK from the coding sequence ATGAAAATAAATAAATCTACATATTTTAGCTTATCGTTGTTGGCGCTGCTGACAGCGGGAGCTTCTTGTCAGAAAGATATTGTGAAATACGACGATAACTACGACAATCAGCTCACTTCAAACGGGGCACCTTCGGTACAGAAGATTTCTACGGCAGCGGATCTCCAAACGGCCATTACAGCTGGCGAACTGACCCAGATGATTGTCTTGCAGGGAGATAATCTGGCGCAGGTGAAATCAATCCGCTTTAACGATGTGGAAGTTGACTTAAAAACAATCTATGCCGTCCGCTCGCGCATCACATTGGCTGTACCCCGGGCCGTACCAGCGGTTGTCACGAATAAAATTACGGTAGTAACAGAAAAGGGATCAACCGACTTCCCCTTCGAGGTTAAGATTCCCAACGTCGTAATTGATGGCTTTTTTAATGAATTTGCGAGCCCGGGAGATACCACTATTGTGTTGGGTAAATATATGGATCTCTACAAATTGAATGAGACGGATGGGCAGTTTATGTTTAATAGCACGAGTATCAAACCAGTTAGGGCCACCAGTGATTCGCTGTATTTCGTCGTGCCGGCTGGCGCACCGGAAGGGGCAGTGATGACGCTGTCCAGCGATTTGATGGAAACACCCAAAAGTATTCGTTACCGCGACAGGGGGCTTCAAATTGTCGATATGAATAGTTTATCGGACTTCATAACAGATGGCACCGCTACGGGTGATCCCAAACCATTACCTGGTTTTGCCAAATTTATACGTTTCCATCAAAGCTCAGGCGCATGGTCCTGGAATCAATTCTTTTGGTCGGGTTTTGATATGCAGGATGCGCAGATAGTTGCCAATCCCAAAGATTATGAAGTACATTTTGAAATCAATACAAAAACGACGGCTCCAATTAGCGTGGGTAATTTTATTATGGATGGCGGACGCAGCCAAATGCGGTGGAATTTAGCAGCAAACGGCTCTTTCAATACCTATGGTAAATGGAAAACGGTACGGCATCCGCTGATCGAATTTTTTAAAGATGATGGCCAGCCAAATGGATCGTATTTGCAAATGGGCTGGAACAACTTTGTCTTCGTTTTTCAGCCAACTGCTGAAACTAACGACGACTTTAGTATCGTTAATATTCGTATTGTTAAAAAATAG